A region of Peromyscus maniculatus bairdii isolate BWxNUB_F1_BW_parent chromosome 7, HU_Pman_BW_mat_3.1, whole genome shotgun sequence DNA encodes the following proteins:
- the LOC102918833 gene encoding olfactory receptor 8G50-like, with the protein MIARNHSTVTEFILAGLTDTPELQLSLFFLFLGIYAVTMVGNLGMITLILLSSHLHTPMYFFLSSLSFIDLCHSTVITPKMLVNFVTVKNIISYPECMTQLYFFLVFVIAECHMLAAMAYDCYVAICNPLLYNAMMSYQICSWMICGVYSMGLIGATAHTVCMLRVHFCKADVINHYFCDLFPLLELSCSSTFINEVVVLCFSAFNILFPTLSILSSYVFIIASILRIRSTEGRSKAFSTCSSHISAVAVFFGSAAFMYLQPSSVSSMDQGKVSSVFYTIVVPMLNPVIYSLRNKDVKLALKKLYEKSFP; encoded by the coding sequence ATGATAGCCCGAAACCACTCCACAGTAACTGAGTTCATCCTTGCTGGATTAACAGACACACCAGAACTACagctgtctctcttcttcctcttccttggaATCTATGCAGTGACAATGGTGGGGAACCTGGGCATGATCACTCTGATCCTGCTCAGCTCCCACCTGCACAcgcccatgtacttcttcctcagcagTCTCTCCTTCATTGACCTCTGCCACTCCACTGTCATTACCCCCAAAATGCTGGTGAACTTTGTGACAGTGAAGAACATCATCTCCTACCCTGAATGCATGACTCAGCtctatttcttcctggtttttgtTATAGCAGAGTGTCACATGTTGGCTGCAATGGCGTATGACTGCTATGTTGCCATCTGTAACCCATTGCTTTACAATGCTATGATGTCCTATCAAATCTGTTCCTGGATGATATGTGGTGTGTATAGCATGGGTTTGATTGGTGCCACAGCTCACACAGTCTGCATGTTAAGAGTTCATTTCTGTAAGGCTGATGTAATAAACCATTACTTCTGTGACCTTTTCCCATTACTGGAGCTCTCTTGCTCCAGCACTTTTATCAATGAAGTAGTAGTTCTATGTTTTAGTGCTTTCAATATCCTTTTCCCCACACTAAGTATCCTGAGCTCTTATGTCTTCATCATTGCCAGCATCCTGCGCATCCGTTCCACTGAGGGCAGGTCCAAAGCCTTCAGCACCTGCAGCTCCCACATCTCAGCTGTTGCTGTCTTCTTTGGGTCTGCTGCATTTATGTACCTGCAGCCATCATCAGTCAGCTCCATGGACCAGGGGAAAGTGTCTTCTGTCTTTTATACCATTGTCGTTCCCATGCTTAATCCCGTGATCTACAGCCTGAGAAATAAGGATGTCAAACTTGCCCTAAAGAAGTTGTATGAAAAAAGTTTCCCATGA
- the LOC102919137 gene encoding olfactory receptor 8G50-like → MLQGNLSRVTEFMLAGLTEKPELQLPLFFFFLGIYVVTVVGNMGMVTLIQFSSHLHTPMYFFLSSLSFIDLCHSTVITPKMLVNFVTVKNIISYPECMTQLYFFLVFGIAECHMLAAMAYDRYVAICNPLLYNVMMSYQVCSWMIFGVYTMALIGATTHTVCMLRVHFCKADVINHYFCDLFPLLELSCSDTFINEVVVLCFSAFNIFIPTLTILSSYVFIIASILRIKSTEGRSKAFSTCSSHISAVAVFFGSLAFMYLQPSSVSSMDQGKVSSVFYTIVVPMMNPLIYSLRNKDVKVALNKFLEQKFFL, encoded by the coding sequence ATGTTACAAGGAAATCTTTCCAGAGTGACTGAGTTCATGCTTGCTGGCTTAACAGAAAAACCAGAGCTCcagctccctctcttcttcttcttcctaggAATCTATGTGGTCACAGTGGTGGGCAATATGGGCATGGTCACCCTGATACAATTCAGTTCTCACCTGCACAcgcccatgtacttcttcctcagcagTCTGTCCTTCATTGACCTCTGCCATTCCACTGTCATTACCCCCAAAATGCTGGTGAACTTTGTGACAGTGAAGAACATCATCTCCTACCCTGAATGCATGACTCAGCTctatttctttctggtttttggaATTGCAGAGTGTCACATGTTGGCTGCAATGGCATATGACCGCTATGTTGCCATCTGTAACCCCTTGCTTTATAATGTTATGATGTCCTATCAAGTCTGTTCCTGGATGATATTTGGGGTGTATACCATGGCTTTGATTGGGGCCACAACTCACACAGTCTGCATGTTAAGAGTGCATTTCTGTAAGGCTGATGTAATAAACCATTACTTCTGTGATCTTTTTCCACTTCTGGAGCTCTCTTGTTCTGACACATTTATTAATGAAGTAGTAGTTCTGTGTTTCAGTGCTTTTAACATCTTTATTCCAACTCTGACTATACTGAGCTCTTACGTCTTCATCATTGCCAGCATCCTCCGGATTAAATCCACTGAGGGCAGATCCAAAGCCTTCAGCACCTGTAGCTCACACATATCAGCTGTTGCTGTCTTCTTTGGTTCCCTTGCATTCATGTACCTGCAGCCATCATCAGTCAGCTCCATGGACCAAGGGAAAGTGTCTTCTGTTTTTTATACGATTGTTGTGCCCATGATGAACCCATTGATCTATAGCCTGAGGAATAAGGATGTCAAAGTTGCTCTAAATAAGTTCCTTGAACAAAAATTTTTCTTATGA